One Serpentinicella alkaliphila DNA segment encodes these proteins:
- a CDS encoding TetR/AcrR family transcriptional regulator: MSTKSYHHGDLRNSLIEAGIELINQEGAKQFSLRKVSRLCGVSQAAPYSHFQSKEDLLEAMQAHVVKQFMEILENAIKSCANPNDPSTLVQIGKSYVMFFINNPQYFYFPSRVWR, translated from the coding sequence ATGTCAACTAAATCATATCACCATGGAGATCTAAGAAACTCACTAATAGAAGCGGGTATTGAACTCATTAACCAAGAGGGTGCAAAACAATTTTCATTACGAAAAGTATCTAGATTGTGCGGGGTAAGTCAAGCAGCACCCTATAGTCACTTTCAAAGTAAAGAGGATCTATTGGAAGCAATGCAGGCCCATGTTGTGAAACAGTTTATGGAGATACTGGAGAATGCAATAAAATCTTGCGCTAATCCAAATGACCCAAGTACTCTTGTTCAAATTGGTAAGAGTTATGTTATGTTTTTTATTAATAACCCCCAATATTTCTATTTTCCCAGCCGTGTATGGAGGTGA
- a CDS encoding efflux RND transporter periplasmic adaptor subunit has translation MRGKSFLVLSFYIVMCLIITVNINGCSNNDSEEERLTAIEVSEAQRGNITQWVTLTSQLKPVENVMIFAKTPGLNVTNVNFKVGDSVKEGDLLFELDKSILRQQVEHAKLNYDMAKDNYNKQRELLENQQKAMEDIAVLSTNRGLNKFVQGNSTLNVSGVIGNVEASLLAAKAQVDQSKMAYANTLRQLTELDYYSPIDGVISQLNVFENQIALNQQPALVITNTKILKSNIHVSEKLLDEIRINEEVYVDIDNDIRKGIVSLVNTVADPRSNLYLVEVIIDNEDNALKIGYFNKVRFQRAKKENVVVISKDAILFEGKDTYVFIEAEERVFKRRIELGIEQDDNVEIVSGVETGEKVVIKGQQYLKDKMKVQVVRGGNHENI, from the coding sequence TTGCGTGGTAAAAGTTTTTTAGTTTTATCTTTTTATATTGTTATGTGTTTGATCATAACAGTTAATATAAATGGATGTTCAAATAATGATTCCGAGGAAGAAAGGCTAACGGCTATTGAAGTTTCTGAAGCACAAAGAGGAAACATAACCCAGTGGGTAACACTCACTTCTCAGTTAAAACCAGTGGAAAATGTAATGATATTTGCTAAAACACCAGGTCTAAATGTGACTAATGTAAATTTTAAAGTTGGTGATTCAGTTAAAGAAGGGGATTTGTTATTTGAATTAGATAAAAGCATCCTTAGACAGCAGGTGGAGCATGCTAAGCTAAATTATGACATGGCAAAGGATAATTATAATAAACAAAGAGAGCTATTAGAAAATCAACAGAAGGCTATGGAAGATATAGCAGTTTTATCAACCAATAGAGGATTAAACAAGTTTGTACAAGGCAATTCTACCTTAAATGTTAGTGGTGTAATTGGAAATGTTGAAGCTTCACTTTTGGCTGCAAAGGCACAGGTAGATCAATCAAAAATGGCATATGCCAATACATTAAGACAATTAACTGAGCTAGACTATTATTCTCCAATTGATGGAGTGATTTCACAGCTTAATGTTTTTGAAAATCAAATAGCTCTAAATCAACAACCTGCTTTAGTAATTACAAATACTAAAATTTTAAAGTCGAATATTCATGTTTCAGAAAAACTATTAGACGAAATAAGGATAAATGAAGAGGTATATGTTGATATAGATAATGATATAAGAAAGGGTATTGTTTCCTTAGTAAATACTGTTGCAGACCCCAGATCAAATCTATATTTAGTAGAGGTTATTATTGATAACGAAGACAACGCTTTAAAAATAGGATATTTTAATAAAGTTAGATTTCAGCGGGCAAAGAAAGAAAATGTAGTTGTTATTTCAAAGGATGCAATACTTTTTGAAGGTAAGGATACTTATGTTTTTATTGAAGCTGAGGAACGGGTGTTTAAAAGAAGAATAGAACTTGGAATCGAACAAGATGATAATGTGGAAATAGTGAGTGGAGTGGAAACAGGAGAAAAAGTGGTAATAAAAGGACAACAATATTTAAAGGATAAAATGAAGGTTCAGGTAGTCAGAGGTGGTAATCATGAAAATATCTAA
- a CDS encoding efflux RND transporter permease subunit, whose amino-acid sequence MKISNWAVKKPVSVFMLIAIVLLLGAVSIFRLPMDLLPQMNIPVAMVTVRYPGAGPFEIENMITRPLEEVLATVHNVKKLSSSSAEGVSTVTIEFNQGTDMDFATLQMRERIDLIKDFLPEDALTPMVLKVDPNQLPIMILALGGSNDLSRLQIIAEKHIKPRLERLDGVASVSITGGTEDIIEIVFNPDVLSSYNITAMQLMNLLRTENVNLPGGEVAMGNRNVLIRTVGEFGNLEEIRNLPIPLPTGGSVPLEEIVEINLTQSDAIQIVKINGEKAIRMAIQKQANSNTVTVTNIIHREIDELTKSLDDISIDPVIDQSIFIRRSVYNVGATALIGGILAILILYLFMKNIRVTLVIALSIPISIIATFTLMYFSGITLNLLSLGGFALGVGMLVDNAIVVLENIFRYREEGYEPKEASINGASEVSMAVTASTLTTVAVFLPIAFVEGVTAEIFRELALTVTFSLLASLVVSLTLVPMLCSQMLSKKHNSFVCSGVHGLFNKLFDSLSDKYARMLSWSMYHRKTVILLIAILFIITISLSLFTGSEYFPDFDDGMFMINIRLPHGANISETTNIAENIENILYDYKDVKTVFTNIGGGDVFFDSHSGRSHMAVINARLVPASERKMTTAEIIDSIRRDLNRIAGADISISGISSFMGMGMGGTSIEIEIKGDDLEMLKIISEDFIDIVDNVRGTREVTSNYMEGRPQMEIKLNRDIASQYGLQAAQVATTVRNILNGTSVTKFRLMGKELDVIMRGEKHFKHDLSNFMLMPITTVLGVNVPLEQIAQINNAIGPSVIRRSDQVRTVTVSATLFNRDLNSVVGDIENRLEDYNLPAGYSYQFRGQREQYEEAMNSLILAVILAILLVYMILAAQFQSFLYPFIIILSVPLAFSGGVLGLFISRRPISVPAVIGAIVLAGIVVNNGIVLIDYINTLRYNGKDRVEAILQAGPTRLRPIMMTTLTTVLGLFPLALGIGEGAEVQAPLATVVIGGLILSTVLTLIAMPVIYLLLDDLKVKVLRKNNDIIK is encoded by the coding sequence ATGAAAATATCTAATTGGGCAGTAAAAAAACCCGTATCTGTTTTTATGCTTATAGCTATAGTTTTATTGTTAGGTGCTGTATCCATATTTAGATTACCAATGGATTTATTACCCCAAATGAATATACCAGTGGCTATGGTTACAGTTAGATATCCTGGAGCGGGGCCATTTGAAATAGAAAATATGATAACAAGACCTTTAGAAGAGGTATTAGCTACAGTACATAATGTAAAAAAACTTTCATCCTCATCCGCAGAAGGTGTATCCACAGTTACTATAGAATTTAATCAGGGTACTGATATGGATTTTGCTACATTACAAATGAGAGAAAGAATTGATTTAATTAAGGATTTTCTTCCAGAGGATGCCCTTACTCCAATGGTTCTTAAAGTAGATCCAAATCAGCTACCAATTATGATATTGGCCTTAGGTGGAAGTAATGATTTAAGTAGGCTTCAAATTATTGCAGAAAAACATATAAAGCCTAGATTAGAAAGGTTAGACGGAGTAGCTTCTGTCTCAATAACTGGTGGTACAGAAGATATTATAGAGATAGTGTTTAATCCGGATGTTTTATCTTCATATAATATTACAGCTATGCAATTGATGAATTTACTAAGAACGGAAAATGTTAATTTACCCGGTGGTGAAGTTGCGATGGGGAATAGAAATGTACTCATTAGAACTGTCGGAGAGTTTGGAAATTTAGAGGAGATAAGAAATTTGCCAATACCACTTCCTACAGGGGGGAGTGTACCACTTGAAGAAATAGTAGAAATTAATCTAACTCAGAGCGATGCAATACAAATTGTTAAAATTAATGGAGAAAAAGCAATTAGAATGGCTATTCAAAAACAAGCAAATTCTAATACAGTTACGGTAACAAATATTATACATAGGGAGATAGATGAACTTACGAAGAGTTTAGATGACATATCAATTGATCCAGTTATAGATCAGTCAATCTTTATAAGAAGATCAGTATATAACGTTGGAGCAACGGCTTTAATTGGTGGTATACTTGCGATTTTAATTTTATACTTATTTATGAAAAATATTAGAGTAACATTAGTAATTGCACTATCAATACCAATTTCTATAATAGCTACTTTTACACTAATGTATTTTTCAGGTATTACTTTAAACCTACTATCATTAGGAGGTTTTGCTTTAGGTGTAGGTATGCTAGTTGACAATGCAATTGTAGTTTTAGAAAATATATTTAGATATAGGGAGGAAGGGTATGAGCCAAAAGAGGCTTCAATAAATGGTGCTAGTGAAGTATCAATGGCTGTAACCGCATCAACCTTGACAACGGTGGCTGTTTTCTTACCTATTGCCTTTGTGGAGGGAGTTACGGCGGAGATATTTAGAGAATTAGCATTAACAGTTACGTTTTCTCTTCTTGCATCTCTGGTTGTTTCCTTAACACTAGTACCAATGCTTTGTTCTCAAATGTTAAGTAAAAAACATAACAGCTTTGTTTGCTCAGGTGTTCACGGTTTATTTAATAAGCTATTTGATAGTCTGAGTGATAAATACGCTAGGATGCTTAGTTGGAGTATGTATCATAGAAAGACAGTAATTTTGTTAATAGCTATATTGTTTATTATTACAATCAGTCTATCTTTATTTACTGGTTCAGAATACTTCCCAGACTTTGATGACGGAATGTTTATGATTAATATTCGATTACCCCATGGTGCAAATATTAGTGAAACTACAAATATTGCTGAAAATATTGAAAACATACTTTATGATTATAAAGATGTTAAGACAGTTTTTACTAATATAGGTGGTGGGGATGTTTTCTTTGATTCTCATAGCGGAAGATCTCATATGGCAGTAATAAATGCTAGATTAGTACCGGCTAGTGAGCGGAAAATGACAACGGCTGAAATAATAGATAGTATTAGAAGAGATTTGAATAGAATTGCCGGGGCAGATATTTCTATTTCTGGTATATCTTCATTTATGGGAATGGGTATGGGTGGTACTTCAATTGAAATAGAAATAAAAGGCGATGATTTAGAGATGCTAAAAATAATTTCTGAGGATTTCATAGATATAGTTGATAATGTTAGAGGAACTAGAGAAGTTACTTCTAATTATATGGAAGGCCGGCCTCAAATGGAAATTAAGTTAAATCGTGATATTGCATCTCAGTACGGTCTTCAGGCAGCTCAGGTTGCTACAACAGTTAGAAATATTTTAAATGGCACATCCGTAACAAAATTTAGATTAATGGGAAAAGAACTAGATGTTATAATGAGAGGTGAAAAGCATTTTAAGCATGATCTTTCAAATTTTATGCTTATGCCTATAACTACAGTTTTAGGTGTTAATGTTCCTTTGGAACAGATAGCTCAAATTAATAATGCCATTGGCCCAAGTGTAATTAGAAGATCAGATCAAGTAAGGACTGTAACTGTAAGCGCCACTTTATTTAACCGAGATTTAAATAGTGTAGTAGGTGATATAGAGAATAGACTTGAAGACTATAATCTACCAGCGGGATATAGCTATCAATTTAGAGGTCAGAGAGAACAGTATGAAGAGGCAATGAATAGTCTAATTTTAGCAGTAATATTAGCTATATTATTAGTCTATATGATCTTAGCTGCTCAATTTCAATCCTTCCTATATCCGTTTATAATAATACTATCAGTTCCCTTAGCCTTTTCTGGTGGAGTATTAGGACTATTTATTAGCAGAAGGCCTATTAGTGTTCCAGCAGTAATAGGTGCAATAGTCTTGGCAGGAATAGTAGTAAATAATGGTATAGTATTAATAGACTATATTAATACCTTAAGATATAACGGAAAGGACAGAGTAGAAGCAATTTTACAGGCAGGTCCAACTAGATTAAGACCAATTATGATGACTACATTAACGACTGTATTAGGCCTGTTTCCGTTAGCCCTAGGTATAGGTGAGGGGGCAGAAGTACAGGCACCATTAGCCACAGTTGTTATTGGGGGTCTAATATTATCAACCGTCTTAACCTTAATTGCAATGCCAGTAATTTATCTACTATTGGATGATTTAAAAGTTAAGGTTTTAAGGAAAAATAATGACATTATTAAATAA
- a CDS encoding DUF503 domain-containing protein, translated as MLVGVCSMKLVMYDTDSLKAKRHIIKSVIERIKSRFNVSIAEIGELDKWQLSEIGFCCISNSRRHADEVIQSVINFIERDGRFDITSCEIDIY; from the coding sequence ATGTTAGTTGGGGTATGTTCTATGAAATTAGTAATGTATGATACGGATTCATTAAAAGCTAAAAGACATATTATTAAAAGTGTTATAGAAAGAATAAAATCAAGATTTAATGTGTCAATTGCAGAAATAGGAGAGCTTGACAAATGGCAGTTGTCCGAGATCGGTTTTTGTTGCATAAGTAATAGTAGAAGACATGCAGATGAGGTTATTCAATCTGTTATTAATTTTATTGAGCGAGACGGTAGATTTGACATTACAAGCTGTGAAATAGATATATACTGA